The Cucumis melo cultivar AY chromosome 6, USDA_Cmelo_AY_1.0, whole genome shotgun sequence genome includes a region encoding these proteins:
- the LOC103501599 gene encoding protein LHCP TRANSLOCATION DEFECT: MASLSCTTSINLTPRSFNSRPPFKLASHFLGLQSNLRWLSPLSIGPSNGSRATCWFNLRQNAEGAGIYGSQSRDDFNRDDVEQYFNYMGMLAVEGTYDKMEALLSQDIHPVDILLMLAASEGDKPKLEELLRAGASYDVKDVDGRTAIDRALNEEIKDFILKFSAKKA; the protein is encoded by the exons ATGGCTTCCCTCTCTTGTACTACCTCCATTAATCTCACCCCAAGATCCTTCAATTCTCGCCCCCCATTCAAATTAGCTTCCCATTTTCTTGGTCTTCAGTCCAACCTTCGATGGCTCTCACCCCTCTCCATTGGACCCTCCAATGGGTCTAGAGCAACTTGCTGGTTCAATTTAAGGCAAAATGCCGAGGGTGCAGGCATTTATGGCAGCCAGTCCCGAGATGATTTCAACAGAGATGATGTTGAGCAG TATTTTAACTACATGGGAATGCTGGCTGTAGAAGGAACATATGACAAAATGGAAGCTCTTTTGAGCCAAGACATTCACCCAGTGGACATTTTGTTGATGCTGGCTGCCTCAGAAGGAGACAAACCAAAACTTGAGGAGCTATTGAGAGCTGGGGCTAGTTATGATGTGAAAGATGTAGATGGTCGAACTGCCATTGATAGAGCACTTAACGAAGAAATTAAGGATTTTATTCTCAAATTTTCTGCTAAAAAGGCATGA
- the LOC103501625 gene encoding DNA polymerase I B, chloroplastic/mitochondrial-like gives MTLGISTSQASSFRTHWPSYFFLRRFSPVSNSSISICASSKALCRTEFASLKTVGGASPNMNVSHASFQFRQCSFLNTTSFSETRQCSKERPSVPVITWGDCIVKIRQEKLLESRSMGTEILTNNEEVKLRKRENLTDYGTSHCNNNPRPPYSKVPSNLGIKRSNTSNVSDCINPSTNILSNGFRKQEPINSKRTENVVTMDRMESRAPLLKTTEVSSGQCNGDINSSAGRRSMTKPENNYLHNQDVLTQSKKKCTSSQIRKGSIVPRVPDVSPNGRNQSISLGKADSVLKTLRFTEAANGIKGSVDVEKLSKGIINGSGTKVTEAPATTCKPDIKERLNGVYDSVLVVDSVSAATEVVSMLTTKYRNLVHACDTEVARIDVKQETPIDHGEVICFSIYSGPGADFGNGKSCIWVDVLDGGGKEILLQFAPFFEDPLIRKVWHNYSFDNHIIENYGIKLSGFHADTMHMARLWDSSRRVSGGYSLEALSSDRNVMSGAELGQEKELIGKVSMKTIFGRKKKKMDGSEGKLVVIPPVEELQREERKPWVSYSALDSICTLKLYKSLKNKLSNMPWERNGKEIPGQTMFNFYEEYWKPFGELLVKMETEGMLVDRSYLAEIEKLAIVEQEVAANKFRNWASKYCSDAKYMNVGSDAQVRQLLFGGTCNRKNPEEFLPIERTFKVPNSEKVIEEGKKTPSKFRNITLHCIKGKPFSTEIYTASGWPSVGVDALKILAGKVSAEFDDITDDLCSHNEVDNDFEMMPHEESKGHMSDNDTALKEFKSLEESKEACHAIAALCEVCSIDTLISNFILPLQGSNISGKNGRVHCSLNINTETGRLSARRPNLQNQPALEKDRYKIRQAFIAAPGNSLIVADYGQLELRILAHLANCKSMLEAFKAGGDFHSRTAMNMYPHIRKAVEEGSVLLEWDPQPGQDKPPVPLLKDAFASERRKAKMLNFSIAYGKTPVGLSKDWKVSLEEAKKTVNLWYNERKEVREWQDLRMAEAAEESCVRTLLGRARRFPSMKHATRFQKGHIERAAINTPVQGSAADVAMCAMLEISKNSRLRELGWRLLLQVHDEVILEGPTESAEVAKAIVVECMSKPFNGKNILNVDLAVDAKCAQNWYSAK, from the exons ATGACTTTGGGAATCTCCACTTCCCAAGCCTCTTCGTTTAGAACTCATTGGCCTTCTTATTTCTTTCTAAGGCGGTTTAGCCCTGTTTCTAACTCTTCTATTTCCATTTGTGCCTCTTCCAAGGCTCTCTGCAG AACTGAATTTGCTTCCCTGAAGACTGTGGGTGGCGCTTCGCCAAATATGAATGTTAGTCATGCTTCCTTTCAGTTTAGACAATGTTCTTTCTTGAACACCACTTCATTTTCTGAAACTAGACAATGTAGCAAGGAGAGGCCATCTGTTCCTGTAATAACTTGGGGTGATTGTATTGTCAAGATAAGACAAGAGAAGCTCTTAGAATCTAGGTCTATGGGAACTGAGATCCTGACAAACAATGAGGAAGTAAAGCTAAGAAAAAGGGAAAATCTCACCGACTATGGGACTTCTCATTGTAATAACAATCCTCGTCCTCCATATTCTAAGGTCCCATCAAATTTGGGAATCAAACGTTCTAATACCAGTAATGTTTCTGATTGTATAAACCCTTCAActaatattttatcaaatggATTCAGAAAACAAGAACCTATAAATTCTAAACGAACTGAGAATGTTGTAACTATGGATAGGATGGAAAGTAGGGCACCTTTACTTAAGACAACTGAGGTTTCAAGTGGTCAATGTAATGGAGACATTAATTCTTCTGCGGGGAGACGGTCCATGACCAAGCCTGAAAACAATTATTTGCATAATCAGGATGTTCTTACGCAAAGTAAGAAAAAGTGTACCTCTTCTCAAATCAGAAAGGGATCAATTGTGCCTCGTGTACCAGATGTTTCACCTAATGGCAGAAACCAAAGTATCTCTTTGGGAAAGGCTGATAGTGTACTGAAAACTTTGAGATTTACTGAAGCTGCTAATGGGATAAAGGGGAGTGTAGATGTGGAAAAATTGTCTAAAGGGATCATCAATGGAAGTGGCACCAAGGTGACCGAAGCACCTGCAACTACATGCAAGCCAGATATAAAGGAGAGGCTTAATGGTGTATATGATAGTGTTCTTGTTGTTGATAGTGTGTCTGCTGCAACGGAAGTTGTTTCAATGCTTACTACTAAGTACAGGAATCTTGTGCATGCCTGCGATACTGAG GTGGCCAGGATTGATGTGAAGCAAGAAACACCCATTGACCATGGTGAAGTAATATGCTTCAGTATCTATTCAGGACCAGGAGCAGATTTTGGGAATGGAAAGTCTTGCATTTGGGTTGATGTTCTTGATGGTGGCGGTAAGGAAATTTTGCTTCAATTTGCACCATTCTTTGAAGATCCTTTGATCAGAAAG GTCTGGCACAACTACAGTTTTGACAATCACATTATTGAAAACTATGGGATTAAGCTTTCTGGCTTCCATGCTGACACGATGCACATGGCACGGTTATGGGATTCATCGAGACGAGTGAGTGGGGGATATTCACTTGAAGCTCTTTCCAGTGATAGAAATGTCATGTCTGGTGCTGAATTGGGACAGGAAAAAGAGTTGATTGGTAAAGTATCCATGAAAACAATCTTTGGccggaagaagaagaaaatggatGGATCTGAAGGCAAACTTGTAGTCATTCCCCCTGTTGAAGAACTTCAACGAGAAGAACGGAAACCGTGGGTATCTTATTCTGCTTTAGATTCAATATGCACACTGAAGCTTTACAAGAGCTTGAAAAATAAACTGTCTAACATGCCTTGGGagagaaatggaaaagagattcCAGGTCAAACAATGttcaacttttatgaagaataTTGGAAACCATTTGGTGAACTTCTTGTCAAAATGGAAACTGAGGGAATGCTGGTTGATAGGTCATATCTTGCCGAGATAGAAAAATTGGCCATAGTGGAACAAGAGGTTGCTGCTAACAAATTTCGTAACTGGGCTTCAAAGTACTGCTCTGATGCCAAGTACATGAATGTAGGAAGTGATGCACAAGTGCGGCAATTGCTCTTTGGTGGCACCTGTAACAG GAAGAACCCTGAGGAGTTTCTTCCAATTGAAAGGACATTTAAAGTTCCAAACAGTGAAAAAGTCATtgaagaagggaaaaaaactCCCAGCAAGTTTCGGAATATCACTTTACATTGCATTAAGGGTAAGCCTTTTTCGACAGAAATTTACACAGCATCTGGTTGGCCTTCAGTGGGGGTGGATGCTCTGAAGATCTTAGCGGGCAAGGTCTCTGCAGAATTTGATGACATCACTGACGACTTGTGCTCTCACAATGAGGTTGACAATGATTTTGAAATGATGCCTCATGAAGAAAGCAAAGGGCATATGTCTGATAATGATACTGCTTTGAAAGAATTTAAATCATTGGAGGAGAGCAAGGAAGCCTGTCATGCCATTGCTGCTTTATGTGAAGTCTGCTCTATCGAcactttgatttcaaattttatcctTCCCTTACAG GGAAGCAATATATCTGGTAAGAATGGACGTGTGCACTGTTCTCTAAATATCAACACAGAAACTGGCCGCCTCTCAGCTCGGAGACCAAATTTGCAG AATCAACCGGCTCTGGAAAAGGACCGGTATAAGATCCGTCAGGCATTTATAGCTGCTCCTGGAAATTCCCTCATTGTTGCTGATTATGGCCAG TTGGAACTTAGGATTCTTGCACATCTTGCCAATTGCAAGAGCATGCTGGAAGCCTTTAAAGCTGGGGGAGATTTCCATTCAAGGACCGCAATGAATATGTACCCTCATATTCGAAAAGCTGTTGAAGAAGGAAGCGTGCTTCTTGAGTGGGATCCTCAACCTGGGCAAGACAAACCTCCAGTTCCATTGTTGAAG GATGCCTTTGCTTCTGAAAGAAGGAAGGCTAAAATGCTTAATTTTTCCATTGCATATGGCAAGACTCCTGTTGGCCTTTCCAAAGATTGGAAG GTTTCCTTGGAGGAAGCAAAGAAGACAGTTAACTTGTGGTATaatgaaagaaaagaagttCGTGAGTGGCAAGATCTTCGAATGGCAGAGGCTGCGGAGGAATCATGCGTTCGTACATTGCTTGGACGAGCTCGTAGGTTTCCTTCAATGAAGCATGCTACTCGTTTCCAGAAAGGACATATAGAAAGAGCTGCTATCAATACTCCCGTGCAG GGTAGTGCTGCTGACGTTGCCATGTGTGCCATGTTGGAAATATCTAAAAATTCACGTTTGAGGGAACTTGGATGGAGGCTGCTTTTACAG GTTCATGATGAAGTAATCTTGGAAGGACCAACCGAGTCTGCTGAGGTTGCTAAGGCCATTGTTGTCGAGTGCATGTCGAAACCCTTCAATGGAAAGAACATTCTTAATGTCGACCTTGCAGTGGATGCCAAGTGTGCACAAAACTGGTATTCTGCCAAATAG